A genomic region of Candidatus Angelobacter sp. contains the following coding sequences:
- a CDS encoding sulfite reductase — translation MIVSEAPPKVTHNEVIKEATPTLAGGIANTLADANSDRFSEDDVQFLKFHGIYQQDDRDLRKTQKKYIMMIRGRIPGGVMTSRQWIVFDDLSARYGNDSLRITTRQSIQFHGVVKSGLRALVKGINESLLSTLSACGDVNRNVLAPPTPAYTPARQQVFEDCSRAAMALAPRTRAYHSIWIDGAQLNLDDPANKDFTDPLYGKTYLPRKF, via the coding sequence ATGATTGTCTCCGAAGCGCCACCGAAAGTGACGCACAATGAAGTCATCAAGGAAGCGACCCCGACGCTCGCCGGCGGCATTGCCAATACGCTGGCGGACGCCAATAGCGACCGCTTTTCAGAGGACGATGTCCAGTTCCTCAAGTTTCATGGCATTTATCAGCAAGATGATCGAGATTTGCGCAAGACTCAAAAGAAATACATCATGATGATCCGGGGACGCATCCCCGGCGGCGTGATGACGTCCCGGCAATGGATTGTGTTCGATGATCTTTCGGCGCGATATGGCAACGACTCGCTCCGCATCACCACGCGACAGAGCATCCAATTTCATGGGGTCGTGAAGTCCGGTCTTCGCGCTCTGGTCAAAGGCATCAACGAATCGCTGCTCTCGACACTTTCAGCCTGCGGCGATGTGAACCGCAACGTGCTGGCACCCCCCACGCCCGCATACACCCCAGCCCGACAGCAGGTGTTCGAGGATTGCTCGCGCGCGGCCATGGCGCTCGCGCCCCGCACCAGGGCGTATCATTCGATATGGATTGACGGTGCGCAGTTGAACCTCGACGACCCGGCCAACAAGGACTTCACGGACCCGCTCTACGGCAAGACCTATCTGCCGCGCAAATTCAA